A single genomic interval of Lepidochelys kempii isolate rLepKem1 chromosome 13, rLepKem1.hap2, whole genome shotgun sequence harbors:
- the LOC140896892 gene encoding ribonuclease-like, which translates to MCLFWDGLNLLLFLVLAWCLAPPAHCQGLRYEKFLRQHHDHPRTNAGRDYCGAMMQRRGMTRPCKNINTFIHAPKAQIQAVCGSGGIEYWGMRRSRAQFPVTTCSLKGPPWGRCSYLGHANHRFLVITCDPAGWPMHFDESHIM; encoded by the coding sequence ATGTGTCTCTTTTGGGATGGACTCAACCTGCTCTTATTCCTGGTGCTGGCCTGGTGCCTGGCCCCGCCTGCCCACTGCCAGGGCCTGCGCTACGAGAAGTTCCTGCGGCAGCACCATGACCACCCGCGGACCAATGCCGGGCGGGATTACTGCGGAGCCATGATGCAGCGCCGGGGCATGACCCGGCCCTGCAAAAACATCAACACCTTCATCCATGCCCCCAAGGCCCAGATCCAGGCTGTCTGCGGCTCCGGGGGCATCGAGTACTGGGGCATGCGGCGCAGCCGGGCTCAGTTCCCCGTCACCACCTGCTCGCTGAAGGGTCCCCCGTGGGGCCGGTGCAGCTACCTGGGCCACGCCAACCACAGATTCCTCGTCATCACCTGCGACCCGGCAGGCTGGCCCATGCACTTCGACGAGAGCCACATCATGTGA